From a single Bemisia tabaci chromosome 10, PGI_BMITA_v3 genomic region:
- the LOC109044686 gene encoding uncharacterized protein: protein MYVHRNLIIWSLVLIGPAVCPRWWSSKTESSTHDSTKGSTHHSTKGSTHDSTKGSLHDSTKGSLHDSTKGSSHDPTNGLTKDSTNHSTNLCAGASFSPEPETEHECTKECESKCGRVIREGHPPVPIKTGVFEKKNGKRVCKCQFSRALYSLVEERGRNEEELKKHERNIKETRTWLKQNGFKTKLVSFSEDPLPSKSDGDPVMTPESCKSKCRRSMGCVMDGPVWKAIAEGNATPSNDGWECKCKMNLAVGKIVKAAGLSVEEFFKEFERGGSASCKWLRDNEEFKSKVDCPDDSPEHAENAKASSEPKLQRPPTMKTLRRMSAIRRENEQPSSSGRDSKGTRSPSPSKPRRGADNED from the exons ATGTATGTGCACAGGAACCTGATTATCTGGAGCCTTGTTCTCATAGGTCCAGCTGTGTGTCCGCGATGGTGGAGTTCCAAGACCGAAAGCTCGACGCACGACTCGACCAAAGGCTCGACGCACCACTCGACCAAAGGCTCGACGCACGACTCGACCAAAGGCTCGTTGCACGACTCGACCAAAGGCTCGTTGCACGACTCGACCAAAGGCTCGTCGCACGACCCGACCAACGGCTTGACCAAGGACTCGACCAACCACTCTACCAATCTCTGTGCAGGTGCCTCTTTTTCACCAG AGCCAGAAACCGAGCACGAATGCACGAAAGAGTGCGAGTCGAAATGTGGGCGTGTCATCCGAGAAGGACACCCGCCTGTGCCGATCAAGACTGGggtttttgagaagaaaaacgGAAAGCGTGTATGCAAATGCCAATTCAGCCGTGCTTTATACAGCCTCGTCGAGGAGAGGGGTCGCAACGAAGAAGAACTTAAAAAGCACGAGCGTAACATTAAGGAGACTCGAACATGGTTAAAGCAGAACGGATTCAAGACAAAACTGGTCTCATTCTCCGAAGACCCGTTACCTTCAAAATCGGATGGGGATCCGGTGATGACACCAGAGAGTTGTAAGTCAAAATGCCGACGCTCTATGGGTTGCGTAATGGACGGTCCTGTATGGAAAGCAATCGCAGAGGGGAACGCGACACCATCGAACGACGGGTGGGAGTGCAAGTGCAAAATGAATTTGGCGGTGGGTAAGATCGTAAAG GCCGCTGGATTGAGCGTCGaagaattttttaaggaattcgaGAGGGGCGGATCTGCGAGCTGTAAATGGTTACGGGACAATGAAGAATTCAAATCCAAAGTAGACTGCCCTGATGACTCCCCGGAGCACGCGGAAAATGCAAAGGCTTCAAGTGAACCGAAGTTACAGAGGCCACCAACCATGAAGACTTTGCGGCGGATGTCAGCCATTCGGAGGGAGAATGAGCAGCCATCATCTTCTGGTAGAGATTCGAAGGGAACCAGATCCCCATCTC